In the Candidatus Poribacteria bacterium genome, one interval contains:
- a CDS encoding VCBS repeat-containing protein, with protein sequence MKKRSLFSILTLGVLLSGYLSLFGEEVEQTPPTPVEFTFDQYEIVIGATKRQTVLTGFLLGGAIAEIAVVHTDGNDNRHLRIYTFGDGTWTLKFNTTLRPEVLFVDVVDIGGRDRLITYGNGRLNWFDPDSQTERLLVSVTSNFTPPRKDEIPHVDITRDVNVDGRDDLVVPDADGFYVFIQMSDGTFADPVKLGPPTEMERILGADGYRYDPWSQSRIYEIDSDRDGRVDLVFWNEDRFKVHLQDKRGLFAPKSKTFMTDVAFDSDRIAALTTGDMTGRVLHSLVDLNGDGIADLVVFRLSGKDISNKHSSYEVHFGVPTPDGGTTFARSADITFRTDERIQLGMNRHDFNCDGQIDLMITTIHTECLKGSLWKRIKGFMGDDIGLGLEFYQMDEGRYLDTPNTTRSIALDGVPSHREPGWVPLGVVLRGATHEIRNTQKGYPRAFNTTLRIGDVTGDGRSDLLISDHPRIMLVFVGVPGPEIFARQPQKVAVALPNDEEYTRLVDLNKDGVQDILMHHPFTLRDAHGAPKLPPGTEPHPKKIAVTLPMDERNTRLVDFNKDSQQDILMYHPSTTDAHRVTLLIAQ encoded by the coding sequence ATGAAAAAGCGAAGCCTATTCTCAATACTAACCCTTGGTGTCCTTCTATCTGGATACCTCAGCCTGTTTGGCGAAGAGGTTGAGCAGACCCCGCCTACCCCTGTGGAATTCACTTTCGATCAGTATGAGATCGTTATTGGCGCCACGAAACGTCAGACCGTTTTAACGGGATTTCTTCTCGGCGGTGCTATCGCGGAAATTGCTGTGGTGCACACTGACGGGAACGACAACCGTCATTTACGCATCTACACGTTCGGCGACGGCACGTGGACACTGAAATTCAACACAACCCTGCGTCCCGAAGTATTGTTTGTCGATGTCGTAGACATCGGTGGTCGTGATCGATTAATCACGTATGGAAACGGTCGCCTGAACTGGTTTGATCCAGACTCACAGACGGAACGCTTGCTGGTGTCGGTTACTTCCAATTTCACACCACCCCGTAAAGACGAAATTCCCCATGTAGACATCACTCGGGACGTGAATGTTGACGGCCGCGATGACTTGGTAGTGCCTGATGCCGATGGTTTCTATGTGTTCATCCAGATGAGCGACGGCACGTTCGCCGACCCAGTGAAACTCGGTCCACCCACTGAGATGGAGCGGATCCTCGGTGCCGACGGATATCGATACGATCCGTGGTCTCAGAGCCGTATCTATGAGATCGACTCTGACAGAGACGGTCGCGTCGACCTGGTGTTCTGGAACGAAGACCGTTTCAAGGTGCATCTCCAGGACAAGCGTGGGCTGTTTGCACCGAAATCCAAGACCTTCATGACCGATGTCGCATTTGACTCTGACCGGATCGCCGCACTCACCACCGGGGACATGACAGGAAGGGTGTTGCACTCGTTGGTAGACCTGAACGGCGACGGTATCGCCGACCTGGTCGTTTTCAGGCTTTCAGGTAAGGACATCTCCAACAAGCACTCCAGTTACGAGGTGCATTTCGGCGTGCCGACACCCGATGGCGGCACCACTTTCGCGCGAAGTGCTGACATCACATTCCGAACGGACGAGAGAATCCAGCTTGGGATGAACCGACACGACTTCAATTGTGATGGTCAGATCGATCTGATGATTACGACCATTCATACCGAGTGCCTCAAGGGAAGCCTCTGGAAGCGCATCAAGGGGTTCATGGGGGATGACATCGGGCTGGGACTTGAGTTCTACCAAATGGATGAAGGTCGCTATCTTGACACACCCAACACGACTCGTAGCATCGCGTTGGATGGCGTACCCAGCCATCGCGAACCGGGATGGGTGCCACTGGGTGTCGTCCTGCGAGGCGCGACACACGAGATCCGGAATACGCAAAAAGGTTACCCGCGCGCCTTCAACACAACCTTGCGCATCGGGGATGTTACCGGTGATGGCCGCTCAGACCTGCTTATCTCGGATCATCCGCGGATCATGCTCGTCTTCGTCGGCGTCCCGGGACCAGAAATATTCGCACGGCAGCCGCAGAAGGTGGCAGTTGCGCTTCCCAACGACGAAGAATACACACGGCTGGTGGACCTCAACAAGGATGGGGTCCAGGATATCCTCATGCATCATCCATTCACGCTACGGGATGCTCACGGAGCCCCGAAACTACCTCCAGGAACTGAACCACACCCCAAAAAGATCGCGGTCACCTTGCCTATGGACGAACGGAATACTCGGTTAGTAGACTTCAACAAGGACAGTCAGCAGGATATCCTCATGTATCACCCGTCTACTACTGATGCACACCGAGTGACACTATTGATCGCTCAATAA
- a CDS encoding phytanoyl-CoA dioxygenase family protein, producing MTDQEIKTAYERDGYVVVRDLIDNRDLEPIRDFIKAKVAAYSHELYSEGKLSSRYEDESFERRYAAICEELDILPRNWSFGMYGREFYDLYNLPGVLDVLRLLLGPEVSNIGTPALRTKLPGSVITSFPWHQDSQYLDQSTIGKKEQHTGGLHMVTVWVPLVEATVENGCCWVMPRSHRWGLLDGARGTDSNVRMEEDVEARGTPVPVPLKPGGALFMSNLCVHTSKVNTTRKSRWSIDFRYFPTPERADLTAEAREAAEFVKTKALRGNRVPLVVLTEGHKPTWEEWNAAHRKSD from the coding sequence ATGACAGATCAAGAAATCAAAACCGCTTATGAACGTGATGGTTACGTTGTCGTCAGAGACCTTATTGATAACCGGGATTTAGAACCTATTCGAGATTTCATTAAGGCGAAAGTTGCTGCGTATAGCCACGAGTTATATAGTGAAGGCAAACTATCCTCGCGCTATGAAGACGAATCCTTCGAGCGCCGGTATGCGGCGATCTGCGAAGAGTTGGATATATTACCTCGCAACTGGAGTTTTGGTATGTATGGACGTGAGTTTTACGATCTCTACAACCTCCCCGGTGTTCTTGATGTGCTTCGCCTGCTTTTAGGTCCTGAAGTTTCAAATATCGGCACACCGGCATTACGGACGAAACTCCCCGGTAGTGTGATTACTTCGTTTCCATGGCACCAAGACAGCCAGTATTTGGACCAGTCGACTATCGGAAAAAAGGAGCAGCACACAGGTGGTCTCCACATGGTCACGGTATGGGTGCCGTTAGTAGAAGCGACAGTCGAAAATGGGTGTTGCTGGGTGATGCCCCGGAGCCACCGTTGGGGTTTGCTGGACGGTGCGCGCGGCACGGATTCAAACGTCCGGATGGAGGAAGATGTCGAGGCGCGTGGCACACCCGTCCCAGTTCCTCTGAAGCCTGGTGGTGCGTTGTTCATGTCGAACCTTTGCGTCCATACGAGCAAGGTGAACACAACGCGGAAATCCCGGTGGAGTATCGACTTCCGTTACTTTCCCACGCCTGAACGAGCAGATTTGACTGCCGAAGCGCGCGAAGCCGCCGAATTCGTGAAAACGAAAGCTTTGCGGGGAAATAGGGTGCCGCTTGTCGTGCTTACTGAAGGTCATAAACCGACGTGGGAAGAGTGGAATGCAGCACATCGTAAATCGGATTGA
- a CDS encoding terpene cyclase/mutase family protein produces MLVTFSTASANAQEVALRYGTGVPAAVRIINDRGLRYLANSQMANGSWSGAGSGPGITGICVMALMASGEDPDFGPYATNIRKALQNIISNQDARTGYIGGSWGGHGSMYQHGFALLALSEAYGAVSERLLWEGSDVPSQRRRTLSEALELAVRSSLTSQRKNPWGAWRYSPDSQDADTTVAGTVLMGILGARNAGIEISNEAVDKAVSFFQTHTMRDGSVTYQMASSHGSGLTRTAIGVLIYAIAKRKDTPEYKAASEFIKRRIDQRGGGHLFYNLYYMAQALFQSDFEAWKAWNQKTIDWLQRTQAEDGSFSSSHGRAYGTGMAILALALNYRLLPIYER; encoded by the coding sequence ATGCTGGTCACATTTTCAACTGCGTCGGCGAATGCGCAGGAGGTTGCCCTCCGTTATGGAACAGGTGTTCCCGCGGCGGTTCGTATCATCAATGATCGCGGTTTACGCTATCTCGCGAACTCACAGATGGCGAACGGGAGTTGGTCAGGTGCGGGAAGCGGACCCGGCATAACTGGAATTTGTGTCATGGCATTGATGGCGAGCGGTGAAGATCCTGACTTCGGTCCTTATGCTACGAACATCCGTAAAGCCTTGCAGAATATCATTAGCAATCAGGATGCGAGGACCGGGTACATCGGTGGCAGCTGGGGTGGACACGGATCCATGTACCAGCACGGTTTCGCCCTGTTAGCACTCTCCGAAGCGTATGGTGCGGTCAGTGAGCGATTGCTCTGGGAAGGGAGCGACGTTCCCTCTCAACGGCGACGCACGCTTAGTGAGGCGTTAGAACTGGCGGTGCGTTCCTCGTTGACCTCGCAACGGAAAAACCCGTGGGGGGCTTGGCGTTACTCTCCAGATTCCCAAGATGCCGACACAACTGTGGCAGGAACCGTGTTGATGGGCATACTCGGTGCTCGGAACGCCGGTATTGAGATTTCTAACGAAGCCGTTGACAAGGCGGTGAGTTTTTTTCAGACACACACGATGCGAGATGGGAGTGTAACGTATCAGATGGCAAGCAGTCATGGTAGCGGACTCACCCGGACGGCAATTGGGGTTCTGATTTATGCGATTGCGAAAAGAAAAGACACCCCTGAATACAAAGCGGCTTCCGAGTTCATCAAACGGCGAATTGACCAGCGCGGCGGTGGACACCTGTTCTATAATCTTTACTATATGGCGCAGGCACTGTTTCAAAGCGACTTTGAGGCGTGGAAGGCTTGGAATCAAAAAACGATCGACTGGCTCCAGAGGACGCAGGCAGAAGATGGCAGTTTCTCGAGTTCCCATGGCAGAGCCTACGGCACGGGTATGGCTATCCTCGCCTTGGCGTTGAATTATCGTCTCTTACCCATATATGAAAGGTGA
- a CDS encoding VWA domain-containing protein, with protein MQEQQGNLEFFSSGTFLGLSVAVIIVAGILCWLAWCRSGYSKKTAMLEFLRFVLICMVVVTLNQPEWLQTQLPDRRSTLAVLWDTSNSMKTRDVIDPQDLEPRDPKSRAETIQPLMSEEVWKPSDASDLNVVFEPFSSQLDPAEEATDLNAGLSQVLDTHANLRGVVLLSDGDWNIGNSPVEAATRFRMRGIPVFAVGVGSKVPLPDLELVRMDAPTFAVVHKQLRIPFVVRSTLGQDRDVNVTLTQVYKGDLRDNINNKSTVSKLIRVPAMRQTQENMVWTPPAVGDYMLTMRIPRDTQELIPENNEISVPISVRKEQLKVLVVESYPRWEYRYLRNALERDPGVELTCLLFHPKLPKVGGGRSYIKNFPTTNELSRYDVVFLGDVGVKEKQLTIEQARDLRQLVSAQASGLVFMPGRTGMHESLMSGPLADLYPVVLDAATPYGVGAATQGYFALTQLGQRSLLTRLGETEELNRQVWRTLPGFYWYAAVKRAKAGTETLAVHNEVATASGRVPLIVSKTYGAGKVLFMGTDSAWRWRQGVEDKYHYRFWSQVARWMAYRRQMAQGESMRLFYSPDRPHVDDVVMLNANVNDPLGTPVDRGSVVVQVISPSGKTQTIHLEPGEGDAIGLFAGSFTPKESGNYQLVASSIETGASVQTDLSVQGLNREQQGRLARFEVLDEIAKITDGRLVSVSEARSLLDDLAALPEPEPTVHRTRIWAHPLWAGLLILLLGGFWVARKMSGAV; from the coding sequence ATGCAGGAACAGCAGGGAAACCTCGAATTTTTCTCAAGCGGCACCTTCTTAGGATTGAGTGTGGCTGTCATAATTGTGGCGGGCATATTATGCTGGCTAGCATGGTGTCGCAGCGGTTATAGCAAAAAGACCGCGATGCTTGAATTCCTACGCTTTGTGTTGATTTGCATGGTCGTTGTAACCCTGAATCAGCCCGAATGGTTGCAAACACAACTCCCCGATCGGCGTTCTACACTTGCAGTGCTTTGGGACACATCTAATAGCATGAAAACGCGGGACGTAATAGACCCACAAGACCTTGAGCCAAGAGACCCGAAAAGTAGAGCGGAAACAATTCAACCCTTGATGTCTGAGGAGGTTTGGAAACCTTCGGATGCCAGTGACCTCAATGTAGTATTTGAACCCTTCTCTTCGCAGTTAGATCCGGCGGAGGAAGCAACAGACTTGAATGCCGGACTGTCACAGGTTTTGGACACGCATGCAAATCTTCGTGGGGTTGTGCTATTGTCGGACGGTGATTGGAATATCGGTAATTCACCTGTCGAGGCGGCGACGCGGTTTCGGATGCGAGGAATTCCTGTTTTTGCCGTTGGGGTGGGTAGTAAAGTACCGTTACCTGACCTTGAGTTAGTGCGTATGGATGCCCCGACTTTTGCGGTCGTCCATAAACAACTGCGTATCCCGTTTGTCGTTCGCAGCACCTTGGGTCAAGACAGAGACGTGAACGTTACCTTGACGCAAGTCTATAAAGGAGACCTGCGGGACAATATTAACAATAAATCAACTGTTAGCAAACTTATTCGTGTCCCCGCGATGCGCCAAACACAAGAGAACATGGTCTGGACACCGCCAGCAGTTGGTGACTATATGCTAACAATGCGTATTCCGAGAGACACACAGGAATTAATCCCAGAAAACAATGAGATTTCTGTGCCGATCTCGGTGCGCAAAGAACAATTGAAGGTCCTTGTCGTTGAATCCTACCCACGGTGGGAGTACCGCTACCTGCGCAACGCCTTGGAGCGGGATCCGGGGGTCGAATTGACCTGCCTACTTTTTCATCCGAAACTACCGAAGGTCGGCGGAGGACGTAGTTACATCAAAAACTTTCCTACAACCAATGAACTGAGCCGCTACGACGTGGTGTTCCTTGGTGATGTCGGTGTCAAAGAGAAACAGTTAACAATTGAACAGGCACGGGACCTCCGGCAGCTTGTCAGTGCACAGGCTTCAGGACTCGTTTTTATGCCCGGACGGACCGGGATGCATGAATCGTTGATGTCCGGTCCGCTTGCGGATCTCTATCCCGTGGTTTTGGACGCTGCGACCCCGTATGGTGTTGGGGCGGCAACGCAGGGGTATTTCGCACTCACGCAGTTGGGACAGCGGAGTTTATTAACTCGCCTCGGAGAAACCGAGGAACTCAACCGTCAAGTATGGCGCACATTGCCGGGTTTCTATTGGTACGCTGCGGTCAAACGCGCCAAGGCAGGGACAGAGACTTTAGCTGTGCACAATGAGGTCGCGACGGCTTCTGGACGCGTGCCGCTCATCGTGAGTAAAACCTACGGTGCGGGTAAAGTGTTGTTTATGGGAACAGATAGTGCATGGCGGTGGCGGCAAGGGGTTGAGGATAAGTATCACTACCGTTTCTGGAGCCAAGTCGCTCGGTGGATGGCGTATCGTCGACAGATGGCACAAGGCGAATCAATGCGTTTGTTTTATTCACCCGATCGACCACACGTCGATGATGTTGTGATGTTAAATGCCAACGTGAACGATCCGTTGGGGACGCCGGTGGATAGAGGGTCGGTTGTTGTCCAGGTGATTTCGCCGTCAGGTAAAACACAAACGATACATCTGGAACCGGGTGAAGGTGATGCAATAGGATTGTTCGCAGGTTCGTTTACGCCGAAAGAATCAGGAAACTATCAACTCGTTGCGAGTAGCATTGAAACTGGGGCTTCGGTCCAAACCGATCTGTCAGTCCAAGGTTTAAATCGGGAACAACAGGGGCGTTTGGCGCGTTTTGAGGTTTTAGACGAAATCGCCAAAATTACAGATGGCAGGTTAGTGTCGGTTTCTGAGGCAAGAAGTCTGTTGGATGATCTCGCAGCCTTACCGGAACCTGAGCCAACGGTGCATCGCACACGGATTTGGGCACACCCACTTTGGGCAGGACTTCTTATCCTACTGCTCGGGGGGTTCTGGGTTGCGAGAAAAATGTCAGGGGCGGTATAG
- a CDS encoding DUF58 domain-containing protein: protein MLQLKRDYLDQKVLERLSSLQLHARLPMIGSVSGKHRSPIRGSSLEFAEYRKYVPGDDPRRLDWRAYARNDRYYIKEFEADTNLRMCLVVDTSGSMNFAHDGMRKLDYARRIAGTLAYIAAQQGDAVGLYCAGTGFHKEIPPKRSTAHLSAVLDELGAMEASGETGLANVLHETAERVRQRALIIILSDLFIEPEVVRNCLDHLRFRKHDVAVFHLLEQRELALEFDRPMRFVDMEGGEPILADPTVIGAQYQRALEIYLEDMNTVIQETEVDYHRIRIDENYDDVLARFLLGRTPKRHK from the coding sequence ATGTTGCAGCTCAAACGAGATTACCTTGATCAGAAGGTGCTGGAACGACTTTCGAGCCTTCAATTGCACGCTCGGTTGCCTATGATTGGAAGCGTATCGGGCAAACATCGGAGTCCGATTCGCGGTTCGAGCCTTGAGTTCGCAGAATATCGCAAGTATGTGCCGGGGGATGATCCCCGGAGGCTTGATTGGCGCGCTTACGCCCGGAACGATCGCTACTACATCAAGGAGTTTGAGGCTGACACCAATTTACGGATGTGTTTAGTCGTTGATACGAGCGGTTCCATGAATTTCGCACACGATGGGATGCGTAAACTGGACTATGCCCGTCGTATCGCTGGAACCTTAGCCTATATCGCTGCACAGCAAGGCGATGCCGTCGGACTCTACTGTGCAGGCACAGGGTTCCACAAAGAGATACCACCGAAACGGAGTACGGCACATCTCAGCGCAGTTCTCGATGAATTGGGTGCGATGGAAGCCTCTGGTGAAACAGGGTTGGCGAACGTTCTCCATGAAACCGCTGAACGTGTCCGGCAAAGGGCACTCATTATCATCCTTTCCGATCTGTTCATCGAACCGGAAGTCGTTCGGAACTGTCTTGACCATCTGCGATTCCGTAAGCACGATGTCGCGGTGTTCCATTTGTTGGAGCAGCGCGAATTGGCGTTGGAATTCGATCGTCCCATGCGTTTCGTTGACATGGAGGGCGGCGAGCCTATATTGGCGGATCCAACCGTCATTGGGGCGCAATATCAGCGAGCACTGGAGATATATCTCGAAGATATGAACACGGTCATTCAGGAAACCGAAGTCGATTATCATCGTATCCGCATCGACGAGAACTACGACGATGTGTTAGCGCGATTTCTGTTAGGCCGGACACCGAAACGACACAAGTGA
- a CDS encoding MoxR family ATPase codes for MTTSINNGMHADDVAAIDEIRSVYDQLKTSLARIIIGQEQVIEHLAICLFSQGHALLMGVPGLAKTLLVSRFAETMALQFSRIQFTPDLMPMDITGTDILQEVPGGRREFEFIKGPLFANLILADEINRAPSKTQAAMLEAMQEYKITVIGRTYALDLPFFVLATQNPIEQEGTYPLPEAQLDRFMFRIEVDYPARFEEIEIARTTTGASLPTLEHVLTGERVRSFQDLVRRVPVAEHIYEFAVDLARSTRPKGDAAPDWLKPLVAWGAGPRAVQYLILGAKARAALSGSYMARLEDVVAVANPVLAHRVITSFAAESENITSKDIVNRLVEEISND; via the coding sequence ATGACGACCTCAATAAATAACGGAATGCATGCCGATGACGTTGCTGCAATTGACGAGATCCGAAGCGTCTATGACCAGTTAAAGACATCACTTGCAAGGATCATCATCGGTCAGGAACAGGTCATCGAACACTTGGCGATCTGCTTATTTTCGCAAGGGCACGCGCTGTTGATGGGTGTTCCAGGCTTGGCAAAGACGTTATTGGTCAGTCGGTTTGCTGAGACGATGGCGTTGCAGTTTAGTCGCATCCAATTCACACCTGACCTCATGCCGATGGACATTACCGGCACAGACATTCTTCAGGAAGTCCCTGGCGGCAGACGGGAGTTCGAGTTCATAAAGGGCCCCCTCTTTGCGAATCTGATTTTGGCGGATGAGATTAATCGCGCCCCTTCAAAGACCCAAGCGGCTATGCTTGAGGCGATGCAGGAATACAAAATCACTGTCATCGGCAGAACATACGCTCTGGATCTCCCCTTCTTTGTCTTAGCGACACAGAACCCAATCGAGCAGGAAGGCACCTACCCGTTACCGGAAGCGCAGTTAGACCGATTCATGTTCAGAATCGAGGTGGACTATCCGGCACGGTTTGAAGAGATCGAGATTGCACGCACAACGACTGGCGCGTCCCTCCCGACACTGGAGCATGTTCTGACCGGTGAGCGAGTGCGCTCGTTTCAAGACCTTGTGCGTCGCGTTCCGGTCGCCGAGCACATCTACGAATTTGCTGTGGACCTCGCCCGCAGCACACGTCCGAAAGGAGATGCAGCACCTGACTGGTTGAAACCCTTGGTTGCCTGGGGTGCTGGTCCGCGGGCGGTTCAATATCTCATTCTCGGTGCGAAAGCTCGTGCAGCACTCAGTGGCAGCTACATGGCACGCCTTGAAGATGTTGTTGCGGTGGCAAATCCAGTGCTGGCGCATCGTGTTATCACCTCCTTCGCTGCCGAGTCTGAAAATATTACCAGTAAAGACATCGTCAACCGACTCGTTGAAGAGATTTCTAACGATTAA
- a CDS encoding sulfatase-like hydrolase/transferase, producing MEKRPNILWYCTDQQRFDTIGALGNSHINTPRLDEFMGQSVTFTHAYCQSPICTPSRASFMTGMYPSAVSVTGNGNPVFPEYYEDRLITHALTQDGYDCGLIGKLHLASAFEAQEQRVDDGYRYFQYSHDHGKPNALGHEYADWQRAQGVDPEALIAGKAISQKYPNSAGRVQEPTPDRDNVPPPLHQTYWCTEKTIEFIGKNRRENQPWMLSINPFDPHPPFDAPWEYYRRYDPESLPGPHFQESDIAFQSKLTEAGIDFQSQAKLPSEWDEKRMQASYYAMVEQLDHEFGRILDHLDAEGLREDTIIVFTSDHGEALGDHGLAFKGCRFYEGSVRVPLMISWPGQFLQGVQSDALVELTDIVPMLYDALGMEVPYYVQGKSLAPLLRGDTAANDHREAVRCEFFDAISMPDRTHATMYRDRRWKLVTYHQKGLCELYDLDNDPWEHNDLSEHADYQSVKWELMQKSFDATVYAHPQMIPRVASH from the coding sequence ATGGAAAAACGTCCGAATATTTTATGGTATTGCACAGACCAACAACGCTTCGATACTATCGGAGCATTGGGAAATTCACATATCAACACGCCAAGGCTCGACGAATTTATGGGTCAGTCAGTCACATTCACCCACGCCTATTGCCAATCTCCCATCTGCACACCTTCCCGTGCGAGTTTTATGACGGGTATGTATCCCTCAGCTGTCAGTGTCACTGGCAACGGCAACCCGGTTTTCCCCGAATATTATGAAGATCGACTGATAACCCATGCGTTGACACAAGACGGGTATGACTGCGGGTTAATCGGCAAACTCCACCTCGCCAGTGCCTTCGAGGCACAAGAACAGCGTGTGGATGACGGATACCGCTATTTCCAATACAGCCACGACCACGGCAAGCCGAACGCCCTCGGACACGAATACGCGGATTGGCAACGCGCACAAGGGGTTGATCCTGAAGCATTGATAGCAGGAAAAGCGATTTCCCAAAAGTATCCGAACAGTGCTGGACGCGTGCAAGAACCGACTCCCGATCGCGACAATGTTCCGCCACCCCTTCATCAAACCTACTGGTGCACCGAGAAAACAATCGAATTTATCGGGAAAAATCGCCGAGAAAATCAGCCGTGGATGCTGAGTATCAATCCGTTTGATCCGCACCCACCCTTTGATGCCCCTTGGGAGTATTATCGACGATACGACCCGGAATCACTGCCCGGTCCCCACTTTCAGGAGAGCGATATTGCCTTTCAGTCGAAATTGACAGAGGCTGGTATCGACTTTCAATCCCAAGCGAAACTGCCTTCGGAATGGGACGAAAAACGGATGCAAGCGTCTTATTACGCCATGGTTGAGCAACTTGATCACGAGTTCGGGCGTATACTCGACCACCTCGACGCTGAAGGGCTGCGTGAAGATACGATCATTGTTTTCACTTCCGACCACGGCGAGGCACTTGGCGACCACGGGTTAGCATTCAAAGGGTGTCGTTTTTATGAAGGATCCGTGCGGGTGCCGCTCATGATCTCGTGGCCCGGACAGTTTTTGCAAGGCGTTCAGAGTGATGCCCTCGTTGAACTGACCGATATTGTTCCGATGCTATATGATGCTTTGGGTATGGAGGTTCCCTACTACGTCCAAGGCAAATCCCTTGCCCCGCTGCTGCGCGGTGATACCGCTGCTAACGATCATCGGGAGGCGGTCCGTTGTGAATTTTTCGATGCAATCTCAATGCCGGACCGGACACACGCCACGATGTATCGAGACCGACGCTGGAAACTCGTAACCTACCATCAAAAGGGACTTTGCGAACTTTACGATCTCGACAACGACCCTTGGGAACACAACGATCTTTCGGAGCATGCCGATTACCAATCCGTCAAATGGGAACTGATGCAGAAAAGTTTCGACGCGACTGTTTATGCACATCCGCAGATGATACCGCGCGTCGCTTCGCATTAG